TAACGTAGGAGAAACAGATCTAATAACAGTGATGTGGGCAAATGAATGTTTCGACCCAGTAAAGCCGGATACGTACTATTTGGAGGTTTAAATCTTGAAAAAACTAAAAGTGATGACGGTAGTAGGGACTAGACCAGAAATTATTCGATTGTCTGCAGTAATCAATAAGTTAGAACAGTCTAATGTAGTGGAACATACGCTTGTTCATACAGGGCAAAATTATGATTACGAATTGAATGAAGTTTTCTTTCAAGATTTCGGTTTGAAAAAGCCAGATTTTTTCTTAAATGCAGCTACTGGGTCAGCAACTGAAACAATCGGCAATATTTTGAGTAAAATCGATCCTGTATTAGAAGAAGTACAGCCAGAGGCCTTTTTAGTATTAGGGGACACAAATAGTTGTCTATGTGCAATCGCTGCGAAAAGAAAGCAAATCCCAATTTTCCATATGGAAGCTGGTAATAGATGTTTTGACCAACGCGTACCGGAAGAGACGAATCGAAAAATTGTCGATCATATTTCAGATGTTAACTTAACGTACAGTGATATCGCTCGAGAATATCTCCTAAGGGAAGGTTTTCCAGCCGATCGAATTATTAAGACAGGTAGTCCAATGTTTGAAGTACTTCATTCGAAAAAAGCGGATATTGAAAAATCGGATGTACTCCAAAGATTAGAACTTGAGGGTGGGAAGTATTTTGTTGTTTCGGCACACCGTGAAGAAAATATTAATTCCACCCGAAATTTTCTTCATTTAGTTGAAAGTTTAAATGCTGTTGCAGAAAAGTACCAACTACCGGTCATTGTGAGTACACATCCTCGTACACAGAAAATGATTGAAGCGAAAGAAATCGAATTTAATCCGCTAGTAAAAATAATGAAGCCTTTAGGTTTTAACGATTATGTAAAACTGCAACTAAAATCAAAAGCCGTTCTGAGTGATAGTGGAACAATTAGTGAAGAGTCCTCCATTCTTGGATTCAACGCACTTAATATTCGCCAAGCGCATGAACGACCAGAGGCGATGGAAGAAGCTTCGGTGATGATGGTTGGGCTTGAAAAGGAAAGAATATTACAAGGGTTAGAAATATTAGAAACACAGGAAACAGATACATTAAGACTTGTGGGAGATTATGGGATGCCGAATGTTTCAGATAAAATGTTAAGAATTATTTTGTCGTATACACATTATGTGAATCGGGTTGTATGGGGGAGTACGTATCCATGAAAATTGCATTAATTTGCCCATCAAATATGCTATTTATGCCATACGTAAAAAGTTACGAGCAAATATTAGATGAACAACATATAGACTATGACATTATTAATTGGGATAGGTTTCAGATGGAGGAAGAAAAAGAAAATACGTATAAGGATAACAAAATCGGACATCATAGAAATTTTTTTGAATATTTAAAATTTCGGAGATTTGTGATAGAAAGATTAAGAATGGACCGGTACAACAAAATTGTCGTGTTTGGAATTCAATTAGCGTATT
This portion of the Solibacillus daqui genome encodes:
- the wecB gene encoding non-hydrolyzing UDP-N-acetylglucosamine 2-epimerase translates to MKKLKVMTVVGTRPEIIRLSAVINKLEQSNVVEHTLVHTGQNYDYELNEVFFQDFGLKKPDFFLNAATGSATETIGNILSKIDPVLEEVQPEAFLVLGDTNSCLCAIAAKRKQIPIFHMEAGNRCFDQRVPEETNRKIVDHISDVNLTYSDIAREYLLREGFPADRIIKTGSPMFEVLHSKKADIEKSDVLQRLELEGGKYFVVSAHREENINSTRNFLHLVESLNAVAEKYQLPVIVSTHPRTQKMIEAKEIEFNPLVKIMKPLGFNDYVKLQLKSKAVLSDSGTISEESSILGFNALNIRQAHERPEAMEEASVMMVGLEKERILQGLEILETQETDTLRLVGDYGMPNVSDKMLRIILSYTHYVNRVVWGSTYP